In Halorubrum sp. PV6, a single window of DNA contains:
- a CDS encoding anaerobic glycerol-3-phosphate dehydrogenase subunit C, with protein MTRHTDDDGATDETNGPHDEATPEQAATDGGVESATGGSDSTELDPDAYDPVDVFPGGDLDLREGADSCYKCTSCDTSCPVAEVDEEFPGPKFQGPEQWRLKRKEDHDIDESITSCSNCMRCDDACPSSVPLSQMHNEARGQYVEEQMEKLSVEYIRNRVLANYRTSARLASVFPRTASFVMNFGPVRWGMEKALGIPKERDFPEFATETFREWWKARGGAQVQNPDKRVAYFHGCYSNFNTPEVGKAMVRVYEHFGYEVMVPPQKCSGTPMFANGMLKDARRHAETNVESLVKAIGEGADVIASCTSCSLSLRQEYPELFDIHGIEDVSEHTYEALEYLRIHEDLDGELAESELADEQSFAYHAPCHARNQGLSRQAVETFRDVDGVTMEDVGDSCSGISGTYGWKEEKYEKSMKIGAEMFEHMEDADGDVGMTECPTCAMQMEHGTGYEIKHPLQLLEDAVGA; from the coding sequence ATGACACGACACACGGACGACGACGGAGCGACCGACGAGACGAACGGGCCCCACGACGAGGCGACGCCGGAGCAGGCCGCCACCGACGGCGGCGTCGAGAGCGCGACGGGCGGGAGCGACTCGACCGAACTCGACCCGGACGCGTACGACCCGGTGGACGTGTTCCCCGGCGGCGACCTCGACCTCCGAGAGGGCGCCGACTCCTGTTATAAATGCACGAGCTGTGACACCTCCTGTCCGGTCGCCGAGGTCGACGAGGAGTTCCCCGGACCGAAGTTCCAGGGCCCCGAGCAGTGGCGGCTCAAGCGCAAGGAGGACCACGACATCGACGAGTCGATCACCTCCTGTTCGAACTGCATGCGCTGTGACGACGCGTGTCCCTCCTCGGTGCCGCTCTCGCAGATGCACAACGAGGCGCGCGGCCAGTACGTCGAAGAACAGATGGAGAAGCTGTCTGTGGAGTATATCCGCAACCGCGTGCTCGCGAACTACCGCACCTCGGCGCGGCTGGCGAGCGTCTTCCCGCGAACCGCCTCGTTCGTGATGAACTTCGGGCCGGTCCGCTGGGGGATGGAGAAGGCGCTCGGGATTCCCAAGGAGCGCGACTTCCCCGAGTTCGCCACCGAGACGTTCCGCGAGTGGTGGAAGGCACGCGGCGGGGCACAGGTACAGAACCCCGACAAGCGCGTCGCCTACTTCCACGGCTGCTACTCCAACTTCAACACGCCGGAGGTCGGCAAGGCGATGGTCCGGGTCTACGAGCACTTCGGCTACGAGGTGATGGTCCCGCCACAGAAGTGTTCGGGCACGCCGATGTTCGCGAACGGGATGTTGAAAGACGCGCGCCGGCACGCCGAGACGAACGTCGAGAGCCTCGTCAAGGCCATCGGCGAGGGCGCCGACGTGATCGCCTCTTGTACCTCCTGTTCGCTGTCGCTGCGACAGGAGTACCCCGAACTGTTCGACATCCACGGGATCGAAGACGTCTCCGAGCACACCTACGAAGCGCTCGAATACCTCCGGATTCACGAGGACCTCGATGGCGAGCTGGCGGAGAGCGAACTCGCGGACGAACAGTCGTTTGCCTACCACGCCCCGTGTCACGCGCGCAACCAGGGCCTCTCTCGGCAGGCGGTCGAGACGTTCCGCGACGTCGACGGCGTCACGATGGAGGACGTGGGCGACTCCTGTTCGGGGATCTCCGGGACCTACGGGTGGAAAGAAGAGAAGTACGAGAAGTCGATGAAGATCGGCGCCGAGATGTTCGAACACATGGAGGACGCGGACGGCGACGTGGGCATGACCGAGTGCCCGACCTGCGCGATGCAGATGGAACACGGGACGGGCTACGAGATCAAACACCCGCTGCAGTTGCTCGAAGACGCGGTCGGCGCGTAA
- the glpB gene encoding glycerol-3-phosphate dehydrogenase subunit GlpB produces MAIDSDVLVVGGGLAAITAAAAAAREGADVRLVSHKSSTLRQASGLIDALGYVPATEPAQPLREGPPTAGRELDPDDWPDPEGPLADPFEAIGRLPESHPYRTVGADALGDGLSLFDELTGEMYRGGHTDRNALVPTFGGSVKPTARYPAAAEAGIASDDRPTLIVGFRSLTDYDARAFAGRLEAAGVPFDVAGAEVEFAEAFRADTKITRLAKALDHDEEIDGVPAREALAKAVAPHLHDVVDEAGGVDRVERVGFPAFLGDQHGEAVREELADRLGADVFEIPMGPPSLPGLRLEDRLYDALDEAGVRFETGNPVVGIEAQSDGAIETVSVDRKGRETPYGADAFVLATGGLVGKGLDSDREGVTEPAFGLHVEQPADRYEWFVDDAFGDQPYARFGVRIDEDGRALDAAGAPAYENVFAAGGVVGGADVAREKSASGVSLATGVVAGRRAAKEASQ; encoded by the coding sequence ATGGCGATAGATAGCGACGTACTGGTCGTCGGCGGGGGGCTCGCAGCCATCACCGCGGCCGCCGCGGCCGCCCGCGAGGGCGCCGACGTGCGCCTCGTCTCCCACAAGTCGAGCACGCTCAGACAGGCGTCCGGCCTGATAGACGCGCTCGGATACGTGCCGGCCACGGAGCCGGCACAGCCGCTCCGCGAGGGGCCGCCGACGGCGGGTCGCGAGCTCGACCCCGACGACTGGCCCGACCCGGAGGGGCCGCTCGCGGACCCCTTCGAGGCGATCGGTCGGCTGCCCGAGTCGCACCCGTACCGGACCGTCGGCGCCGACGCGCTCGGGGACGGGCTGTCCCTGTTCGACGAGTTGACCGGCGAGATGTATCGCGGGGGCCACACCGACCGCAACGCGCTGGTCCCGACGTTCGGCGGGAGCGTGAAACCCACGGCGCGCTACCCGGCGGCCGCCGAGGCCGGCATCGCGAGCGACGACCGCCCGACCCTGATCGTCGGGTTCCGGTCGCTCACCGACTACGACGCTCGCGCCTTCGCCGGCCGGTTAGAGGCGGCGGGCGTCCCCTTCGACGTCGCCGGCGCGGAAGTCGAGTTCGCCGAGGCGTTCCGGGCGGACACGAAGATCACCCGGCTCGCGAAGGCGCTCGACCACGACGAGGAAATCGACGGCGTTCCGGCGCGCGAAGCGCTGGCGAAGGCGGTCGCGCCGCATCTTCACGACGTGGTCGACGAGGCGGGCGGCGTCGACCGCGTCGAGCGCGTCGGGTTCCCGGCGTTCCTCGGCGATCAGCACGGCGAAGCGGTCCGCGAGGAGTTGGCCGACCGGCTCGGTGCCGACGTGTTCGAGATTCCGATGGGGCCGCCGAGCCTGCCGGGCCTCCGGCTCGAAGACCGGCTGTACGACGCTCTCGACGAGGCGGGCGTCCGGTTCGAGACCGGGAATCCGGTCGTCGGGATCGAGGCCCAGTCTGACGGCGCTATCGAGACGGTCTCGGTCGACCGGAAGGGCCGCGAGACACCCTACGGCGCCGACGCGTTCGTGCTCGCGACCGGCGGCCTCGTCGGCAAGGGGCTCGACTCGGACCGCGAGGGCGTCACCGAACCCGCGTTCGGGCTGCACGTCGAACAGCCGGCGGACCGCTACGAGTGGTTCGTCGACGACGCGTTCGGCGACCAGCCGTACGCGCGGTTCGGCGTGCGAATCGACGAGGACGGGCGCGCGCTTGACGCGGCCGGAGCGCCGGCCTACGAGAACGTCTTCGCGGCCGGCGGCGTCGTCGGCGGCGCGGACGTGGCACGCGAGAAGTCCGCGAGCGGGGTGTCGCTCGCGACCGGGGTAGTTGCGGGACGACGGGCGGCGAAAGAGGCAAGCCAATGA